The sequence ATTCGAACCTTTCAAAGTGTCTCCACTTCCCCGTTGCGGATTATCCGCCTTACAATACTATCACCAAACTTCCTTTGGCTTTAATTACACTACAAAGATACATCACGTATCTTAAACTCAAAAATTTTCAAAAAGGTTTAACAAATTTTTACATTTTTTTTAACGACAACGTTTTCTATTTGAAAATATTACGCTTAAAACAGGCTAAACCGTGCTCGTTTTTGAAAACTTGATAATGTGTTTTGGGTTTCCTTTTGAAATCCCTCTAATAGTTATGTAGTAAAGTTAACGTATAGGCAATTATAAAGTTCATTTTTTAACATTTTTTTAAATAAAAATTTCTATCCCTCAAAATTTACATAGTTTTCCCATCTCTCCAAAACACTTTGCATATCTTCTGGCAAATTGGAGGTAAACTGTAAAAAATCTTGGCTGATTGGATGTGAAAAACCCAAAGATTTGGCGTGCAACGCTTGCCGAGGGAGCAACTTAAAGCAATTATTTACAAAAGCCTTATACTTTGAAAACTGGGTACCCTTCCGGATTTTATCCCCTCCATACACGGCATCGTTAAACAACGGATGGCCAAGGTACTTCATGTGCGCCCTAATCTGATGGGTTCTTCCCGTTTCGAGGTTACACTGAACCAACGAGACATATCGAAGTCGTTTGAGCACTTTCCAATGGGTAACGGCATTTTTACCTTGGTCCCCTTCAGGAAATACATCCATCACCTTCCGGTCACGGGCACTCCTTCCCACATGGGCATCGATGGTCCCGGCGTCCTCTTGCGGCTCTCCCCAAACCAGGGCGATATAGGTCCGTTCGATGGAGTGATCAAAAAACTGCTTGGCCAGTCCTGTCATGGCCTGCTCGGATTTGGCAATGACCAAAAGGCCACTCGTATCCTTATCAATTCTATGGACCAGCCCCGGCCTTCCACTGTTACCGGGCATCTCAGGAAGTTGGCTAAAATGATACACCAACCCATTCACCAATGTTCCGGTCCAATTGCCATAGGCTGGGTGGACGACCATTCCAGCAGGTTTGTTGACGACCAAAAGGTGATCGTCTTCATGGACAATATCCAAATCAAGCTTTTCGGGCAATACTTCTGTTTCCCGCGGTTCCATCTCTAGGACCACAGTGATCACATCCCCAGGCTTGATCTTATAATTCGCTTTGGTATTGCTGCCATTGATTTTAACTTGCCCATTATCAATGGCCTGCTGCACCTTGTTACGGGTAACATTGGCCACCTTGTCAGTCAGAAACTTGTCCACCCTCGTGGCAGCCTGTCCCTTGTCCACTGCTATTCTAAGGTGCTCATATCCTGAGGCTCCGTCTGTTTGATCGTCCTCAGCGGCTCCATCAAAATCAAACAATTCATCGTCCATTTCATCATTCATTCTGCAAAAATAAGGGTCTACTGCCAAAGTTTTTGATAATTTTGAATCTATTCGATGCTAATCTCTGTGCTGGAAACAAAAAACCATATCACCCAAGAAGTCTTTTTGCCTGAAATCAAGGAAATGGGCGTCCGTCTTTTTGTCAAACGCTTGGACAAAATCCATCCCTTGGCCAGTGGCAACAAGTTCTACAAACTTAAATACAACCTCGAGGCGGCCAAGCAATCCGGAAACTCCACGGTATTGACATTTGGAGGAGCCTTTTCAAACCATATCTTGGCCACAGCCGCTTCGGCCGAAGCAGCGGGACTAAAAAGCATCGGCATCATTCGTGGGGAATGCCCCGCGGAGCCAAATCCTACCCTGAAACAGGCAAGGGCCAATGGGATGACCTTGTCCTTTATGGACCGGACCACTTACCGAAAAAAACACGAAAAGGAGATCATTGATCGCCTGCAAGAGGAATTTGGCAACTTTTACCTTATTCCGGAAGGCGGCACCAATGCTCTTGCCATCAAAGGTACTGCTGAGATCCTAACCGACGAAGATCAAACAATGGACTTTATCTGCTGCA comes from Echinicola vietnamensis DSM 17526 and encodes:
- a CDS encoding RluA family pseudouridine synthase, producing the protein MNDEMDDELFDFDGAAEDDQTDGASGYEHLRIAVDKGQAATRVDKFLTDKVANVTRNKVQQAIDNGQVKINGSNTKANYKIKPGDVITVVLEMEPRETEVLPEKLDLDIVHEDDHLLVVNKPAGMVVHPAYGNWTGTLVNGLVYHFSQLPEMPGNSGRPGLVHRIDKDTSGLLVIAKSEQAMTGLAKQFFDHSIERTYIALVWGEPQEDAGTIDAHVGRSARDRKVMDVFPEGDQGKNAVTHWKVLKRLRYVSLVQCNLETGRTHQIRAHMKYLGHPLFNDAVYGGDKIRKGTQFSKYKAFVNNCFKLLPRQALHAKSLGFSHPISQDFLQFTSNLPEDMQSVLERWENYVNFEG
- a CDS encoding 1-aminocyclopropane-1-carboxylate deaminase/D-cysteine desulfhydrase; the encoded protein is MLISVLETKNHITQEVFLPEIKEMGVRLFVKRLDKIHPLASGNKFYKLKYNLEAAKQSGNSTVLTFGGAFSNHILATAASAEAAGLKSIGIIRGECPAEPNPTLKQARANGMTLSFMDRTTYRKKHEKEIIDRLQEEFGNFYLIPEGGTNALAIKGTAEILTDEDQTMDFICCSIGTGGTIAGLIKSAMPHQKVLGFSALKGEFIHQEIANLLQAHEIPSQNQYALFSTYHFGGYAKHKPELIAFIKKFKQATGIPLDPVYTGKLFYGVMDNIKSSFFPPGSHILLIHSGGLQGIQGFNQRFGETLETE